The genomic region GATTTTTGAAGCAAAATCGATGACCATATTTTCGCTCGTTGGTTGATAATCGACCAAAATTACATGGTGACCACGATTTTTTAATTCGTTCGCCAGTTCAAGATGCGGCGTATTTTGGTTGAAAACCGTAGCATGATCAAAAACATCTACAATCTCTTCTTTTACAATATGCTTTAAATCGCCAAAATCGATGACCATGCCAAACTTTACATTCGAACTGTCCGTTATCGGAGTGCCAATTACCGTTACCGATAACTTATAACTGTGTCCGTGTACGTTTTTGCATTTGCCGTCGTAGCCATATAGGGCATGACCGGTTTCAAAAGTAAATTGTTTGGTGATTCTGATGTTACTCATCCTGTAGAAATTAGATTGCAAATTTAGTAAATAAATTTAAGCGATCGAATTTCACTTTTGTCATATATTTGTTGCCACTTTATAACAAGGTATGAGCGATTTCCAATTGAATCCACTATACGAACAAATCATCGACGATTTGTTAAACCAACAATTCAGCATTGCTGATCACTTTTTCTCGGACGACGAGGTAATGGCCTTACGAGAAAGTTTACTCCACAAATACGAAGAAGACCAGTTTAAAAAATCCGCTATCGGAAATCAAACCAACGAACAAATCGTAACAGCCGTTCGTGGGGATTTTATTTTCTGGCTGAATGAAGCCGAAAGTAGTCCGGCCGAAAAAGCCTATTTCGATAGGATCAACGATTTTATTGAATACCTGAACCGGACGTGTTTTATGGGAATCCGTGATAAGGAGTTTCATTATGCCTATTACCCGGAAGGTACTTTTTATAAAAGACATCTGGATACGTTTCAGAATGACGACCGACGAAAGTTGTCAATTGTATGCTATCTGAACGATCAGGACTGGCAACCGGAGTATGGTGGCGAATTGGCGATTTACATCAATAAGGATGGTACAGAAGTAACTGAAAATGTTTACCCGGTAAAAGGGCGGATGGTTATTTTCGAAAGTCAGGTGTTGGAACACGAAGTAAAACCCGTAAAACAACCGCGGTTAAGTATCACCGGCTGGTTGCGAACCCGATAATAAATCACACCTATATAGTACACCTGACAGGTTTTTAAAACCTGTCAGGTGTTGGATGTTAGGAGTTGCTCTTATTCCTTTTTTTCGCGCGGTAGTACATTAGATACGCAATACAGGCGAGCACTACAAACGGAATCAGAGAGCCAATAAATACGCCGATTTCATAATTTTTATCAGGTGCATTCTGGATTTTCTCTTCAATATTAACTTGTAGCAGTAGGAATAAAGCCCTCATTTTATTTCTTTTTAAATTGATTCAGTGCGTTTACGGTAAAATCGGATAAAACCAGTTTTCCGGAAATTCCGGCGCGTTCGTATAATAAAGTGTCCCAGTTTTCGG from Flavobacterium sp. WV_118_3 harbors:
- a CDS encoding 6-carboxytetrahydropterin synthase, coding for MSNIRITKQFTFETGHALYGYDGKCKNVHGHSYKLSVTVIGTPITDSSNVKFGMVIDFGDLKHIVKEEIVDVFDHATVFNQNTPHLELANELKNRGHHVILVDYQPTSENMVIDFASKIKNRLPKGIQLHSLRLQETETSFAEWYQSDNL
- a CDS encoding 2OG-Fe(II) oxygenase — encoded protein: MSDFQLNPLYEQIIDDLLNQQFSIADHFFSDDEVMALRESLLHKYEEDQFKKSAIGNQTNEQIVTAVRGDFIFWLNEAESSPAEKAYFDRINDFIEYLNRTCFMGIRDKEFHYAYYPEGTFYKRHLDTFQNDDRRKLSIVCYLNDQDWQPEYGGELAIYINKDGTEVTENVYPVKGRMVIFESQVLEHEVKPVKQPRLSITGWLRTR